A section of the Saliniramus fredricksonii genome encodes:
- a CDS encoding Zn-ribbon domain-containing OB-fold protein produces MGTAKDLYREGCRKGELRLFKCSECGALEAFARDFCPRCGAPDPSTVRAGGRGVVAAITVAHIAPDPQYRARVPYGICLVDLEEGVRVMGNCSPGIAVGDHVELSFAERGEAYLLQFTATGDEDR; encoded by the coding sequence ATGGGCACCGCCAAGGATCTCTATCGCGAAGGCTGCCGCAAGGGCGAGCTGCGTCTTTTCAAATGTTCGGAATGCGGGGCACTGGAAGCGTTCGCGCGCGATTTCTGCCCGCGCTGCGGCGCCCCGGACCCTTCAACGGTGCGCGCCGGAGGGCGCGGTGTCGTCGCTGCCATCACCGTGGCCCATATCGCCCCCGACCCGCAATACCGCGCGCGCGTGCCGTACGGGATCTGTCTCGTCGATCTCGAGGAGGGCGTGCGTGTGATGGGCAATTGCAGCCCTGGCATCGCAGTCGGTGACCATGTGGAACTGTCGTTTGCGGAACGCGGCGAGGCCTATCTTCTGCAATTCACCGCAACCGGAGATGAAGACCGATGA
- a CDS encoding thiolase family protein, whose amino-acid sequence MADARPAAFIQGIGSTRFGRLEGTDTLSLMSEAAEAAVRDAGTARPAIDAVLTGYSTAMPHLMLATLFAEHFGVRPIYCHGVQVGGATGAALVMLARMLVESGTAERVLVVAGENRLTAPGGREGAISTLAQVGHALHEVPYGATIPAYYALLASQYMAAYGVCEEDLAEFAVLMRDNAATHPDAHLTKPVTVADVLASRTIATPLKLLDCCPISDGAVALVIGKVAGEGAVRIAGAGQAHQHQHISAATDVSDYGARHAAQRAFAQAGIRPDQVDILGIYDSFTITLCVLLEEIGFSLRGKAAADLRAGLYGRDGGLPLNPHGGLLSFGHSGVAGGLAHIAEIARQIGGKAGDRQLAGKSRGFVHADGGVLSSHVSLVLQGE is encoded by the coding sequence ATGGCAGATGCAAGACCCGCAGCCTTCATCCAGGGCATCGGCAGCACACGATTCGGACGGCTCGAGGGTACGGATACGCTGTCCCTGATGAGCGAGGCTGCCGAGGCAGCTGTCCGGGATGCCGGGACCGCGCGCCCGGCGATCGATGCGGTCCTGACCGGTTATTCGACCGCGATGCCGCATTTGATGCTCGCCACGCTCTTTGCGGAGCATTTCGGTGTCAGACCCATTTACTGCCATGGCGTGCAGGTCGGTGGTGCGACCGGCGCGGCGCTGGTCATGCTCGCCAGGATGCTCGTCGAATCGGGAACGGCGGAGCGTGTTCTGGTCGTCGCCGGCGAGAACCGGCTCACTGCACCTGGCGGGCGTGAAGGGGCGATCTCGACGCTCGCGCAGGTCGGGCATGCACTCCATGAAGTGCCTTACGGCGCGACCATTCCGGCCTATTACGCCTTGCTTGCGTCACAATACATGGCCGCCTACGGCGTTTGCGAAGAGGATCTGGCGGAATTTGCCGTGCTCATGCGCGACAACGCCGCCACGCATCCCGATGCGCATCTGACGAAGCCGGTGACGGTCGCGGACGTGCTGGCATCCAGAACGATCGCGACGCCCCTGAAGCTCCTCGATTGCTGCCCGATCTCCGACGGTGCCGTGGCGCTGGTCATCGGCAAGGTGGCGGGGGAGGGCGCTGTGCGTATCGCCGGGGCAGGGCAGGCGCATCAGCACCAGCATATCAGCGCTGCGACGGATGTGTCGGATTACGGCGCGCGCCATGCGGCGCAGCGGGCCTTCGCGCAGGCCGGGATCAGACCGGATCAGGTGGATATTCTGGGGATCTACGATTCCTTCACGATCACGCTCTGCGTCCTGCTCGAGGAGATCGGTTTCTCGCTTCGCGGCAAGGCGGCCGCCGATCTGCGCGCCGGGCTCTACGGACGCGACGGCGGCCTGCCGCTGAATCCGCATGGCGGGCTGCTCTCCTTCGGCCATTCCGGGGTCGCGGGGGGATTGGCGCATATCGCCGAGATCGCGCGTCAGATCGGTGGCAAGGCGGGTGACCGGCAGCTTGCCGGAAAATCACGCGGCTTCGTTCACGCCGATGGCGGTGTGCTCTCGTCCCACGTCAGTCTGGTCTTGCAGGGAGAATGA
- a CDS encoding RraA family protein, whose amino-acid sequence MQQELMTALKSVDTPSICNAIEVVQGKRGFDRYTRGTVLSSHANAAPIVGHAITARIAGRTPPAEDPGVIRERRMAYYRMMAEAPRPGIAVVEDVDYPACVGAFWGEVNTTVHKGFGIGGALTNGVMRDLDALPDGFPVIAGSVGPSHAFVHVREIGGAVTVFGLTIHPGELIHADRHGALVIPDDVLPELPKAIAKMQATEEIVLGPARAPNFDFSAFEKAWAAFEKART is encoded by the coding sequence ATGCAGCAGGAACTCATGACGGCATTGAAGAGCGTCGATACGCCGTCAATCTGCAACGCGATCGAAGTCGTGCAGGGCAAGCGGGGATTTGACCGTTATACGCGCGGGACGGTTCTGTCGTCCCACGCGAATGCGGCTCCGATCGTCGGCCATGCGATCACCGCGAGGATCGCGGGGCGCACGCCTCCCGCCGAGGATCCGGGCGTCATCAGGGAACGCCGGATGGCGTATTACAGGATGATGGCCGAAGCGCCGCGCCCCGGCATCGCGGTCGTCGAGGATGTGGATTATCCCGCATGCGTCGGGGCTTTCTGGGGCGAGGTGAATACGACGGTCCACAAGGGATTCGGCATTGGGGGCGCATTGACGAACGGCGTGATGCGCGACCTCGACGCGCTGCCGGACGGCTTTCCCGTCATTGCCGGCTCCGTGGGCCCCAGCCACGCCTTCGTCCATGTTCGCGAAATCGGGGGCGCGGTGACGGTCTTCGGCCTGACCATCCACCCGGGCGAGCTCATCCACGCCGACCGCCATGGCGCCCTCGTCATTCCCGACGACGTGCTGCCGGAACTGCCGAAGGCCATCGCGAAGATGCAGGCAACCGAGGAAATCGTCCTCGGCCCGGCGCGCGCCCCGAATTTCGACTTCTCCGCATTCGAAAAAGCGTGGGCGGCCTTCGAGAAGGCGCGCACGTGA
- a CDS encoding LacI family DNA-binding transcriptional regulator — MYLNEFGPESMVNGKRATSIDVARLAGVSQSAVSRTFRQGASVSATTAARVREAAEKLGYRPNIIARSFNTGQTKIIGLVVSYLESPFYSILVETLSRRLQEKGLHILVFLAEKPMSRVSSIVDEFLDYQVDAIVTASVSLDDKITRRCEAAGIPIVMLNRSQQGRRVSEVTSDNYSGACDVARHLASTGRSRIAHIAGWQGASTGVDRTAGFLAGLEESGIAPLAILGGDYARDKAVAAARTLFQEKTLPDAIFVGSDYMAFAVMDYIRFEVGLRIPEDVAIAGYDDVPIASWKSYELTTVRQPIEVMVDKTVAILTAQIAEVAEVSKVKIRNDLVIRRSTAGDAIR; from the coding sequence ATGTATCTGAACGAGTTCGGGCCCGAGAGCATGGTGAACGGAAAACGCGCTACTTCGATCGATGTCGCAAGACTGGCCGGTGTCAGCCAGTCCGCCGTCAGCCGCACCTTTCGGCAGGGCGCATCCGTGTCCGCGACGACAGCGGCGCGTGTGCGCGAGGCCGCAGAGAAGCTCGGATACCGCCCCAACATCATCGCGCGCAGTTTCAATACCGGCCAGACCAAGATCATCGGCCTGGTCGTGTCCTATCTGGAGAGCCCGTTCTACTCGATCCTCGTCGAGACCCTGTCGCGGCGTCTGCAGGAGAAGGGGCTGCATATTCTGGTTTTTCTCGCCGAAAAGCCGATGTCCAGGGTCAGCTCGATTGTCGACGAGTTCCTCGATTATCAGGTCGATGCGATCGTCACCGCCTCGGTATCGCTCGACGACAAGATCACCCGGCGCTGTGAGGCTGCGGGGATTCCGATCGTTATGCTCAACCGCAGCCAGCAGGGAAGGCGGGTATCCGAGGTCACCTCCGACAATTACAGCGGCGCTTGCGACGTCGCGCGGCATCTGGCCTCGACCGGGCGCTCCCGGATCGCGCATATCGCCGGCTGGCAGGGCGCCTCGACCGGTGTCGACCGAACCGCCGGATTCCTCGCCGGCCTCGAAGAGTCCGGCATCGCGCCGCTCGCAATCCTCGGCGGCGATTATGCGCGCGACAAGGCCGTCGCGGCGGCGCGCACACTCTTCCAGGAGAAGACGCTGCCCGACGCGATATTCGTCGGGAGTGACTACATGGCCTTCGCGGTGATGGATTACATCCGGTTCGAGGTTGGGCTTCGTATCCCGGAAGACGTCGCTATCGCCGGTTATGACGATGTGCCGATCGCATCCTGGAAGAGCTACGAACTGACGACCGTCCGACAGCCGATCGAGGTGATGGTCGACAAGACGGTGGCGATTCTGACCGCGCAGATCGCGGAGGTGGCGGAAGTCTCGAAAGTAAAGATCAGGAACGATCTCGTCATCAGGCGCTCGACCGCTGGTGACGCTATTCGATGA
- a CDS encoding tripartite tricarboxylate transporter permease has protein sequence MNLIDNVTLGLQTALTLENLFYCLAGVTLGTFVGVIPGLGALAAISLLLPVTYYIDSTASLVMLAGVYYGTVYGGSTAAILLNLPGVPSAAVACLDGYPLSQQGKGGLALFITTIASFVGSMIGFVLLAALAPGISQLGLMLGPADYVMMMALALTAAGTMSTGSRVKGIVMVVIGLLLGTIGTDVHTGVTRFAFGHASLLDGISLVAIAMGLFGITEVINASAGKGAQEGLPTVTWRSMIPTRKELRSTAAPMLRGAGIGGFFGALPGVGGTIASFISYAVEKRISRHPEKFGHGALEGMSASESANNSAIQTAFIPTLTLGIPGDAVMALMLGALIIHGIAPGPLLIAQEPGLFWGLVMSFVVGNIFLVILNIPLIGVWIKVLSIPRLYLFPAIMIFIAFGALSASMNPFDVYVVAAIGALGWFLFKLGFQPAPLMLGFILGPMLEENFRRALVLSRGDYDVFVTRPVSLTLLIATLALIVVPIILALLQMARDKGRNRNVTQRHD, from the coding sequence ATGAACCTGATCGACAATGTGACCCTGGGTCTTCAGACGGCATTGACGCTGGAGAACCTGTTCTACTGCCTGGCCGGCGTGACGCTGGGGACCTTCGTCGGCGTGATACCCGGCCTCGGCGCTCTCGCGGCGATATCGCTTCTGCTGCCGGTGACCTATTACATCGATTCGACGGCCTCGCTGGTGATGCTGGCCGGGGTCTATTACGGAACGGTCTATGGCGGCTCGACGGCGGCGATCCTCCTGAACCTGCCCGGCGTTCCCTCGGCCGCCGTCGCCTGCCTCGACGGGTATCCGCTCTCGCAGCAGGGGAAAGGCGGGCTCGCCCTTTTCATCACGACGATTGCTTCGTTCGTCGGCTCGATGATCGGCTTCGTGCTCCTTGCTGCCCTGGCACCCGGCATTTCCCAGCTGGGTTTGATGCTCGGGCCGGCCGATTACGTCATGATGATGGCTCTGGCGCTGACCGCCGCCGGCACGATGTCGACCGGTTCGCGCGTGAAGGGCATCGTGATGGTGGTGATCGGCCTGTTGCTCGGCACCATCGGGACCGATGTGCATACCGGCGTCACGCGCTTCGCCTTCGGGCATGCTTCGCTGCTCGACGGGATCAGCCTCGTCGCGATCGCGATGGGCCTGTTCGGGATTACCGAGGTGATCAACGCCTCAGCCGGGAAGGGCGCGCAGGAGGGCTTGCCCACGGTGACGTGGCGCTCGATGATCCCGACACGCAAGGAGCTGCGATCCACCGCGGCGCCGATGTTGCGCGGCGCCGGGATCGGCGGCTTCTTCGGCGCGCTGCCCGGTGTGGGCGGCACGATCGCATCGTTCATCTCCTATGCGGTGGAGAAGCGCATCTCGCGCCATCCCGAGAAATTCGGGCATGGGGCCCTGGAGGGGATGTCGGCATCGGAATCGGCCAACAACTCTGCCATTCAGACGGCTTTCATCCCGACGCTGACCCTAGGGATTCCGGGTGATGCGGTCATGGCCCTGATGCTGGGCGCCCTCATCATCCATGGTATCGCGCCAGGGCCATTGCTCATCGCCCAGGAACCGGGTCTGTTCTGGGGCCTGGTGATGAGCTTCGTGGTGGGCAACATCTTTCTGGTCATTCTCAACATTCCGCTGATCGGGGTCTGGATCAAGGTGCTGTCGATCCCGCGGCTCTACCTGTTTCCCGCCATCATGATCTTCATCGCATTCGGTGCTCTGAGCGCGAGCATGAACCCGTTCGACGTCTATGTCGTCGCGGCAATCGGGGCGCTTGGCTGGTTCCTCTTCAAGCTGGGTTTCCAGCCGGCCCCCTTGATGCTCGGCTTCATTCTCGGGCCGATGCTGGAGGAGAACTTCCGCCGGGCCCTGGTCCTGTCGCGCGGCGACTATGATGTCTTCGTCACGCGCCCCGTCAGCCTGACGCTGCTGATTGCCACGCTTGCGCTCATCGTCGTGCCGATCATTCTCGCGCTGCTGCAGATGGCGCGAGACAAGGGTCGGAACCGGAATGTGACCCAGCGTCATGACTGA
- a CDS encoding tripartite tricarboxylate transporter TctB family protein produces MILRQNRLAGMVIACIGAAVLLYAQRYGFGTVARIGPGFFPQMLSALLVLLGILVFFVPDAEDAGGVTLSWSEVRAFVFSIASVILIALLIRPAGVIPASFIAALVASFAHRDATLLQRLSLSVTVATIAAAIFVYALGMNLRLFGRLL; encoded by the coding sequence ATGATCCTGAGACAAAACAGACTGGCCGGGATGGTCATCGCCTGTATCGGCGCTGCGGTCCTTCTATACGCGCAGCGCTATGGTTTCGGCACGGTTGCGCGGATCGGCCCGGGTTTCTTCCCCCAGATGCTCTCGGCTCTGCTTGTCCTGTTGGGAATCCTGGTCTTCTTCGTGCCCGATGCCGAGGATGCGGGGGGCGTGACATTGTCATGGTCCGAAGTGAGGGCCTTCGTCTTCTCGATTGCGAGCGTCATCCTCATCGCGCTCCTGATCCGCCCGGCAGGTGTGATCCCTGCGAGTTTCATCGCGGCCCTCGTTGCCTCCTTCGCGCATCGTGACGCCACGCTTCTTCAAAGACTCAGCCTGTCGGTGACGGTGGCAACGATCGCCGCAGCGATCTTCGTCTACGCACTCGGCATGAATCTCCGGCTCTTCGGGCGTCTGCTATGA
- a CDS encoding alpha-hydroxy acid oxidase has translation MSRMYSVSDYEQAARRLLPRCVWEYLQGGTEDMLSRDRNRSAFHDFAFTSRILRDVSAPSMATELFGARYSLPVGMAPTGLAGMMRHDCDVLIAKAFHENALPYVISASSVVPMEELVKHAPGAWYQAYFPDDRERIDRICTRLENCGITNLIVTVDVPVAANRENIKRRDFDIPFRMTPSLALDGLLHPRWMAGTLLPTLRTRGIPRFANLYEEIGTRITEDPPQGFRGGRDRLSWRTMSWLRDRWRGRLILKGILHPQDALEACALGMDAIVVSNHGGRQLDYTISTLAALEAVIAAARDRIAVFFDGGITRGTHVLMALALGAQFVFAGRAFLYGAAVAGQRGVDHVIDIIRRELLTDMALLGTAHLEALHCEGVLQRAAPLNRGVHA, from the coding sequence ATGTCGCGGATGTACTCGGTTTCCGATTATGAACAGGCCGCGCGACGGCTGCTTCCGCGTTGTGTCTGGGAATACCTGCAGGGCGGTACGGAAGACATGCTCAGCCGCGATCGCAACAGATCGGCATTCCACGACTTCGCATTCACCTCCCGCATCCTGCGCGACGTGTCCGCGCCCTCGATGGCCACGGAACTCTTCGGTGCGCGCTACAGCCTGCCCGTGGGCATGGCCCCGACCGGTCTCGCCGGCATGATGCGCCATGATTGCGACGTCCTCATCGCAAAGGCGTTCCACGAGAACGCCTTGCCGTATGTGATCAGCGCCTCGTCGGTCGTTCCGATGGAGGAGCTGGTCAAACACGCCCCCGGCGCCTGGTATCAGGCCTATTTTCCCGACGACAGGGAGCGCATTGATCGCATCTGCACGCGGCTCGAGAACTGCGGCATCACGAATCTGATCGTGACGGTCGATGTTCCGGTGGCGGCCAATCGGGAGAATATCAAGCGACGGGATTTCGACATCCCGTTCCGGATGACGCCTTCGCTGGCGCTCGACGGCCTGTTGCATCCGCGCTGGATGGCCGGCACCTTGCTGCCGACCCTGCGCACGCGCGGAATCCCGCGTTTCGCCAACCTCTATGAAGAGATCGGCACGCGGATCACCGAAGATCCGCCCCAGGGTTTTCGTGGCGGTCGCGACAGGCTGTCCTGGCGCACAATGTCATGGCTGCGCGACAGGTGGCGCGGCAGGCTGATCCTGAAGGGCATCCTGCATCCGCAGGATGCCCTCGAGGCCTGCGCACTCGGCATGGACGCCATCGTGGTATCGAACCATGGCGGGCGGCAGCTCGATTACACCATCTCGACGCTCGCAGCCCTCGAAGCCGTCATCGCTGCAGCGCGCGACCGGATCGCGGTCTTCTTCGATGGCGGGATTACGCGCGGCACGCATGTCCTCATGGCGCTCGCACTCGGCGCGCAATTTGTCTTTGCGGGGCGCGCCTTCCTCTACGGCGCCGCCGTCGCCGGACAGCGTGGTGTCGACCATGTCATCGACATCATTCGCCGGGAACTCCTGACGGACATGGCCTTGCTGGGAACGGCGCATCTGGAGGCGCTGCACTGCGAGGGCGTCCTCCAGCGCGCCGCTCCCCTGAACCGTGGAGTTCATGCATGA
- a CDS encoding NAD(P)-dependent oxidoreductase, translating to MEKIVVCGPIDQSGLDILLPRFEVRVVESNDAHRFATELQTASGAILKYRPLTADHLEHAPGLGIVSRHGVGYDSVDVDALRRRGIRLTITNGANAVAVAEHTVALILATLKGLVGANASVRAGKWHGDLPTISDLAGKRVLVIGAGKIGQGVMQRLSGFACDVGYHDPALVAAPEPEFGSRVSDLPQALAQADIVTLHVPLMPATRYLVDPFACKPGVIIINTARGGLIDEQALTRALESGHVAAVGLDVFEEEPLQGRPSLPDNGRSVLTPHVAALSDTTNRRMAVHAATNIVRFFDGALLEQDIIV from the coding sequence GTGGAGAAAATCGTTGTCTGCGGCCCGATAGACCAGAGCGGGCTGGATATCCTGCTGCCGCGTTTCGAGGTCCGTGTCGTGGAATCGAATGACGCGCACAGGTTCGCGACAGAGTTGCAAACGGCATCCGGGGCGATTCTCAAGTATCGGCCCCTCACAGCGGATCATCTGGAGCATGCCCCCGGTCTGGGGATCGTCTCCCGGCATGGCGTCGGATATGACAGTGTCGATGTCGATGCGCTGCGCCGGCGCGGGATCCGGCTGACGATCACCAATGGCGCCAATGCCGTCGCGGTGGCAGAGCATACGGTTGCACTGATACTTGCGACGCTGAAGGGGCTGGTCGGGGCGAATGCGAGCGTGCGCGCGGGCAAATGGCACGGCGATCTGCCGACGATTTCCGATCTTGCCGGCAAGCGGGTTCTGGTCATCGGCGCCGGCAAGATCGGACAGGGCGTGATGCAGCGGCTTTCCGGGTTCGCATGCGATGTCGGATATCATGACCCGGCGCTCGTCGCCGCGCCCGAGCCGGAATTCGGCTCACGCGTGAGCGACCTGCCACAAGCCCTCGCGCAAGCCGATATCGTCACTTTGCATGTGCCGCTGATGCCCGCCACGCGCTATCTTGTCGATCCGTTCGCCTGCAAGCCGGGTGTTATCATCATCAATACCGCGAGGGGCGGCCTCATTGATGAGCAGGCTCTGACGCGGGCTCTCGAATCCGGGCATGTCGCTGCCGTCGGTCTGGATGTGTTCGAAGAGGAGCCGCTGCAGGGGCGCCCGTCATTGCCGGACAATGGGCGAAGCGTACTGACGCCCCATGTCGCGGCGCTTTCCGACACAACTAACCGGCGCATGGCCGTCCACGCCGCCACGAATATCGTGCGCTTCTTCGACGGCGCCCTGCTCGAACAAGACATCATCGTCTGA
- a CDS encoding Bug family tripartite tricarboxylate transporter substrate binding protein: MRIFASILGASALLASTAAWATDYPTQPVTLVIPYSPGGLTDTSGRLIGERLSEELGQPVVIENRAGAGTTVASNWVAEQEPDGYTIYAAAVSMALNHLIQDEVNYTLDDFTYISGWIDSAFILHVHPSLEVSTMDELLAKIRENPDTYAIGTSGIGAVNHLATEFWVDVGDLDLAIVHYQGGAPARQDLLAGNIDMMFAATLEVLPLLEAESTVGIAVTTRDRLDAAPELPTVEEAMDLDFFEAVFWQTLVTPAGTPDDVVERLRSAMAVVGQDEELRAALAEQGVLLNVTDDEAVVERLATAEDVFGPLLERAAGSD, translated from the coding sequence ATGCGTATTTTCGCGAGCATACTCGGAGCCTCGGCGCTTCTCGCCAGCACGGCGGCATGGGCCACGGATTATCCGACACAGCCAGTGACACTGGTCATCCCCTATTCGCCGGGTGGCCTGACCGATACCAGCGGGCGATTGATCGGAGAGCGTCTGTCGGAAGAACTCGGGCAGCCTGTCGTGATCGAGAACCGCGCAGGCGCCGGAACGACGGTGGCGAGCAACTGGGTCGCCGAGCAGGAGCCGGATGGCTATACGATTTACGCCGCTGCAGTATCCATGGCGCTGAATCACCTCATCCAGGATGAAGTGAATTATACGCTCGATGACTTCACCTACATTTCCGGCTGGATCGACTCCGCGTTCATCCTGCACGTCCATCCGTCGCTCGAAGTATCGACCATGGATGAACTGCTCGCGAAGATTCGGGAGAACCCGGACACCTATGCCATCGGCACATCGGGCATCGGCGCCGTGAACCATCTCGCCACGGAATTCTGGGTGGATGTCGGCGATCTTGATCTCGCCATCGTTCACTATCAGGGCGGCGCTCCCGCGCGCCAGGATCTGCTCGCCGGCAATATCGACATGATGTTTGCCGCGACGCTCGAAGTGCTTCCGCTCCTCGAGGCGGAGAGCACGGTCGGCATTGCCGTCACGACACGGGACCGGCTCGATGCCGCGCCGGAGCTTCCGACCGTCGAAGAGGCGATGGATCTCGATTTCTTCGAGGCCGTGTTCTGGCAAACACTGGTCACCCCGGCCGGCACGCCCGACGATGTGGTCGAGCGCCTTCGGTCGGCCATGGCAGTGGTCGGGCAGGATGAAGAGCTTCGCGCGGCGCTCGCCGAGCAGGGTGTTCTCCTGAACGTGACCGATGACGAGGCCGTCGTCGAGCGACTCGCAACAGCCGAGGATGTCTTCGGCCCGCTGCTGGAACGCGCGGCAGGCTCCGACTGA
- a CDS encoding 3-keto-5-aminohexanoate cleavage protein: MRPTILSCAVTGTFPTRAHNENLPVTPEEIAGASIDAARAGAAICHIHVRDPQTGRPSMELEYYREVMRRIRESDVDLIVNLTTGPGGRYVPDPEDPARAAPATTLTNARIRTEHVVALKPEMCTLDLNTMWFGGGAVINHPDSVREMAGRIYAAGVKPELEVFDTGDIKLAKALIADGTLRLPALFQLVMGVDYGMPATPQALAFFQSILPQECEWAAFGASRMAYPMLAQAFLLGGHCRIGMEDTVYLSRGVKTPDNAALVEKSVKLIDLLGGRVARVAEAREILKLAG, translated from the coding sequence ATGAGGCCGACGATCCTGAGCTGCGCCGTGACGGGGACGTTTCCGACGCGCGCGCACAACGAGAATCTCCCCGTCACACCGGAGGAAATCGCGGGCGCTTCCATCGACGCCGCGCGGGCCGGCGCCGCGATCTGCCATATTCACGTGCGCGACCCGCAGACGGGGCGCCCGAGCATGGAGCTTGAGTATTATCGCGAGGTCATGCGGCGGATCCGCGAGAGCGACGTGGACCTGATCGTCAACCTGACGACCGGACCGGGCGGGCGCTATGTGCCCGATCCCGAGGACCCGGCCAGGGCCGCGCCCGCCACCACGCTCACCAATGCCCGCATCCGCACCGAGCATGTGGTCGCGCTCAAGCCGGAAATGTGCACCCTCGATCTCAACACGATGTGGTTCGGCGGCGGCGCGGTGATCAACCACCCCGACAGCGTGCGCGAAATGGCGGGTCGGATCTATGCCGCAGGGGTGAAGCCGGAACTCGAGGTCTTCGATACCGGGGACATCAAGCTGGCGAAGGCGCTGATCGCCGACGGCACGCTGCGTCTGCCGGCCCTGTTCCAGCTGGTCATGGGCGTCGACTACGGCATGCCCGCAACGCCGCAGGCGCTGGCCTTCTTCCAGTCGATCCTGCCGCAGGAATGCGAATGGGCGGCCTTCGGTGCGAGCCGCATGGCTTATCCGATGCTCGCGCAGGCCTTCCTGCTTGGCGGCCATTGCCGCATCGGCATGGAGGACACGGTCTATCTTTCACGCGGCGTCAAGACGCCCGACAATGCCGCGCTCGTCGAAAAATCCGTCAAGCTGATCGACCTGCTCGGCGGACGCGTCGCGCGCGTCGCAGAGGCGCGCGAGATCTTGAAACTCGCCGGATGA